The following proteins are co-located in the Deinococcus yavapaiensis KR-236 genome:
- a CDS encoding rhomboid family intramembrane serine protease: MTAPSKRPNFTGATTVVAVLLGVMWIVELVNQFLFRDQLDYLGIQPRSEVGLRGLLFAPFLHADFAHLISNTVPFAVLSFLIALRSLLRFAAVTLSVMFGGGFAVWLTAPSNTIHLGASLLVFGYLGYLLASGWYERSTSAVVVGVLVLLVYGSLLWGVLPIVPGVSWQSHLFGFLAGLLAARLLARRRASNPYTNRPLS, translated from the coding sequence ATGACCGCGCCATCGAAACGACCGAACTTCACGGGCGCCACCACTGTCGTTGCTGTGCTGCTCGGCGTGATGTGGATCGTGGAACTCGTCAACCAATTCCTCTTTCGCGACCAACTCGATTACCTCGGCATCCAGCCGCGCTCGGAAGTGGGATTGCGCGGACTGCTGTTCGCGCCGTTTTTGCACGCGGACTTCGCGCACCTCATTTCCAACACCGTGCCGTTCGCCGTCCTCAGCTTCCTGATCGCGCTGAGGTCGCTGCTGCGCTTCGCCGCCGTCACGCTCAGCGTGATGTTCGGAGGCGGCTTCGCGGTGTGGCTGACGGCGCCGAGCAACACCATCCACCTCGGCGCGAGCTTGTTGGTGTTCGGCTACCTCGGGTATCTGCTCGCGAGCGGCTGGTACGAACGCAGCACGAGCGCCGTCGTGGTCGGCGTGCTCGTGCTGCTGGTGTACGGCAGTCTGCTCTGGGGCGTGTTGCCGATCGTTCCGGGCGTGTCATGGCAGTCGCACTTGTTCGGCTTCCTCGCCGGTCTGCTCGCCGCGAGGTTGCTCGCGC
- a CDS encoding protein kinase domain-containing protein, giving the protein MSALLLSGLFVVSLLLLVRLPERVLGIATGLVVLGLALAVTLLGSVTRARAALDVGALLLGSALVATSVALPRIAARQRRAQRQTVKAPPLLASGPPTAEITLREYEVLGRIGIGGMGSVYRARRLADGRIVALKVPQEKYLADAKFVKRFYREAEVLRRLAHPSIVKVYDYKAEPGEHYIAMEYLDGETLEHMLELNPPTFEQSVQIVRALAEALRHIHGQNIVHRDLKPANVMILRGAFKDGKLRDGGVKLMDFGIAVGKVLTRLTMTGARVGTPIYMSPEQAKGNKVDARSDVYSLGVLLYEMITSEPPFKGSYEAVVHQQVFESPRPPKQVRMAIPGRLSELTLHMIEKDPSARPSLDEVIDAIESGVLEEERFDDPEALAVSVGEQQGALRLLDLTGRLRVSLRGLSGEGALPAAPTAVASDHEGGLYAAIVTYRAGANVPHMLYKLDANGRELLSFGRYGLAESELLQPVSLSVGSDVLYVLDAESCFVSMYSPGGEYLGRFGGRGSGRGTFDTPATVAASGDGDVYVLDMGNRQVQRFSSDGRYLSRLAFRLDRESETLRPLDGLGVDREGNVYIADAQAAKIRRINAEGKTGATYTVETLQGEAEDVPWLITIDDSQHLYCVRSGGQILRKYTPDGKLESTVDLYTPVNAFTTVQRLPKRVMA; this is encoded by the coding sequence GTGAGCGCCTTGCTGCTGAGCGGCTTGTTCGTCGTCTCGCTGCTGCTGCTGGTTCGGTTGCCCGAGCGGGTGCTCGGCATCGCCACGGGGCTCGTCGTGCTCGGGCTCGCCTTGGCCGTCACCTTGCTCGGCAGCGTGACGCGCGCTCGCGCCGCGCTCGACGTCGGTGCGCTGCTGCTCGGCAGCGCGCTCGTCGCCACGAGTGTCGCGTTGCCCCGAATCGCCGCGCGTCAACGCCGTGCCCAGCGTCAGACCGTCAAGGCGCCGCCGTTGCTCGCCAGTGGTCCCCCGACGGCCGAGATCACTCTGCGAGAGTACGAGGTGCTCGGGCGAATCGGCATCGGCGGGATGGGCAGCGTCTACCGTGCGCGTCGTCTCGCGGACGGACGCATCGTCGCCTTGAAGGTGCCGCAGGAGAAGTACCTGGCCGACGCGAAGTTCGTCAAGCGCTTTTATCGGGAAGCGGAAGTGCTGCGGCGCTTGGCCCACCCCAGCATCGTGAAGGTCTACGATTACAAGGCCGAGCCGGGCGAGCACTACATCGCCATGGAGTACCTCGACGGCGAAACGCTGGAGCACATGCTGGAGCTCAATCCACCCACGTTCGAGCAAAGCGTGCAAATCGTTCGGGCGCTCGCCGAAGCGTTGCGTCACATTCACGGCCAGAATATCGTGCACCGCGATCTCAAGCCCGCCAACGTCATGATTCTGCGCGGCGCCTTCAAGGACGGCAAACTGCGTGATGGCGGCGTGAAGTTGATGGACTTCGGCATCGCCGTCGGCAAAGTCCTCACGCGTCTGACCATGACGGGCGCTCGCGTCGGCACGCCCATCTACATGTCGCCCGAGCAGGCCAAGGGCAACAAGGTGGACGCTCGAAGCGACGTGTACAGCCTCGGGGTGCTGCTCTACGAGATGATCACGAGCGAGCCGCCCTTCAAAGGCAGTTACGAAGCCGTGGTGCATCAGCAAGTCTTCGAGTCTCCCCGGCCTCCAAAGCAAGTGCGCATGGCGATTCCGGGACGTCTGTCCGAACTGACGCTGCACATGATCGAAAAGGACCCGTCGGCCCGCCCGTCGCTCGACGAGGTGATCGACGCGATCGAGAGCGGTGTACTGGAGGAAGAGCGCTTCGACGATCCGGAAGCGCTCGCGGTGAGCGTGGGAGAGCAGCAAGGCGCGCTTCGCCTGCTCGACCTCACGGGTCGGTTGCGCGTGAGCTTGCGAGGACTTTCGGGCGAGGGCGCGCTTCCCGCCGCGCCGACGGCGGTCGCCTCGGATCACGAGGGCGGGTTGTATGCCGCGATCGTCACCTACCGCGCGGGCGCGAACGTCCCTCACATGCTGTACAAGTTGGACGCGAACGGACGCGAGTTGCTGTCCTTCGGACGTTACGGCCTCGCGGAAAGCGAATTGCTTCAGCCGGTGAGCCTCAGCGTGGGAAGCGACGTCTTGTACGTACTGGACGCGGAATCGTGCTTCGTGTCGATGTACTCCCCAGGCGGGGAGTACCTGGGACGTTTCGGCGGACGCGGCTCCGGCCGTGGAACCTTCGATACGCCCGCGACGGTCGCCGCGAGCGGCGACGGGGACGTGTACGTCCTCGACATGGGCAATCGGCAGGTGCAGCGCTTTTCGAGCGACGGACGCTACTTGTCGCGCCTCGCCTTCCGCCTCGACCGTGAATCGGAGACGCTACGTCCCCTCGACGGGCTCGGCGTGGACCGCGAAGGCAACGTCTACATCGCCGACGCGCAAGCCGCCAAGATTCGCCGCATCAACGCCGAAGGCAAGACGGGCGCGACGTACACGGTGGAGACACTGCAAGGAGAAGCCGAGGACGTGCCTTGGCTCATCACGATCGACGATTCCCAGCACCTGTACTGCGTCCGGTCGGGCGGCCAGATCTTGCGCAAGTACACGCCTGACGGCAAGCTCGAGAGCACCGTGGATCTCTATACCCCGGTCAACGCCTTCACGACCGTCCAGCGGCTCCCGAAACGCGTGATGGCATGA
- the speD gene encoding adenosylmethionine decarboxylase — protein sequence MPGGQWPRCEACERDARAANFKEVAEMELFGFGPHLMIDGYHASSEKLDDVELIRKVLDELPVEMEMTKILPPHVQRYNGTTPEDSGVTGVVIIAESHIAIHTFPQRGFLSVDVFSCKEFDVQKALNYLIEHFEMGRYDTHFINRGKEFPKDLTEAERIVSGEREYLEARIA from the coding sequence GTGCCTGGAGGCCAATGGCCGCGCTGCGAGGCGTGTGAGCGGGATGCTCGGGCGGCAAATTTCAAGGAGGTCGCTGAGATGGAACTCTTTGGTTTCGGCCCGCACCTGATGATTGACGGTTACCATGCGAGCTCCGAGAAACTCGACGACGTCGAGTTGATTCGTAAAGTGCTTGACGAACTGCCTGTCGAAATGGAAATGACGAAGATCCTGCCGCCGCACGTGCAGCGGTACAACGGAACGACCCCCGAAGACAGCGGTGTAACGGGCGTAGTCATCATCGCCGAGTCGCACATCGCGATTCACACGTTTCCCCAGCGCGGCTTCCTGAGCGTCGACGTGTTCTCGTGCAAGGAATTCGACGTCCAAAAAGCGCTGAATTACCTTATCGAGCACTTCGAGATGGGCCGATACGACACGCACTTCATCAACCGCGGCAAGGAATTCCCCAAGGACCTCACCGAAGCCGAGCGTATCGTCAGCGGCGAACGCGAATACCTCGAAGCGCGCATCGCTTAA
- the sdhC gene encoding succinate dehydrogenase, cytochrome b556 subunit yields the protein MYRGREGQWAWLLHRLSGLAILAYLSIHIISIGSFIFGERVYMAIHEVYDHWLFRLGLIAIVAGVLYHSFNGLRVIVMDFTGHGIRYQRHLFWATIVITLIGTAYTAYMVIPRVLAGV from the coding sequence ATGTATCGAGGAAGAGAAGGACAGTGGGCATGGCTGCTTCACCGCCTGTCCGGCCTGGCCATCTTGGCCTACTTGAGCATCCACATCATCAGCATCGGTTCGTTCATCTTCGGCGAACGGGTGTACATGGCGATTCACGAGGTCTACGACCATTGGCTGTTCCGACTCGGCCTGATCGCGATCGTGGCTGGCGTGCTCTACCACTCGTTCAACGGGCTGCGCGTCATCGTCATGGATTTCACGGGACACGGCATCCGCTACCAGCGCCACTTGTTCTGGGCCACCATCGTCATCACGCTCATCGGCACCGCGTACACCGCCTACATGGTGATTCCGCGTGTCCTGGCAGGAGTTTGA
- the sdhD gene encoding succinate dehydrogenase, hydrophobic membrane anchor protein yields the protein MIRAKTYADAKEQSHTNAELNWWIFMRVSGVVLVFLILGHLWMTYVSVSEKDATFTAVTAKLADPVWKLYDWLILVLSLLHGANGARYSIEDYVRSRPNRFWVKIIFYAVMAALFIFGSIGLFTLTPSFNK from the coding sequence GTGATTCGCGCCAAGACTTACGCCGATGCCAAAGAGCAATCCCACACGAACGCCGAGCTCAATTGGTGGATCTTCATGCGCGTGTCGGGCGTCGTCCTCGTATTCCTGATCCTGGGGCACTTGTGGATGACGTACGTGTCGGTGTCCGAGAAGGACGCCACGTTCACCGCCGTTACCGCCAAGCTCGCCGATCCCGTTTGGAAGCTGTACGACTGGTTGATTTTGGTGCTGTCGTTGCTGCACGGCGCCAACGGCGCGCGTTACTCTATCGAGGACTACGTGCGCTCACGCCCCAACCGCTTCTGGGTGAAGATCATCTTCTACGCCGTGATGGCGGCCTTGTTCATCTTCGGATCGATCGGGCTCTTCACCTTGACGCCGTCGTTCAACAAGTGA
- the sdhA gene encoding succinate dehydrogenase flavoprotein subunit encodes MHHRYDVLVVGAGGSGLMSALYASKNKNVSVAVLSKLYPTRSHTGAAQGGVGAALGNVSEDHWEWHMFDTVKGGDYLTDQDAAEVFAKDVIDAVYELEHMGLPFSRLPDGKIAQRKFGGHTKEFGKAPVERACYAVDRTGHMILQTLYQQSVKSGVTFFNEYQVLDLIIEDDALGEKVCRGVVALEISTGEIHTFHAKSVVLAAGGYGRAFKVTSNALSLTGDLMSIYYRKGLPLEDLEFYQFHPTGIAKLGILITEGARGEGGILRNDSGERFMERYAPTIKDLAPRDMVSRAIYMELREGRGAGKDKDYLLLDLTHLPREIVEGRLPDITDFARTYLGVDPVKQPVPIQPTAHYAMGGIPTSIDGEALADGNGNLVRGLYAAGEVACVSLHGANRLGTNSLGDLIVFGKRAGIAAAKYAEGAHFEELPARPDAFAKGEIERLKSGTGTENAARIRKELQETMMDNVSIFRTDETMSRQVEVLKELQARYKNVSVHDTTARYNTELTEALEVGYLLDVAEAMTASALNRKESRGAHAREDYPDRDDESWLKHTMAYRDLSRPGNVLIGYKPVVLGRFEPKPRVY; translated from the coding sequence ATGCACCACAGATACGACGTCCTGGTTGTGGGAGCGGGCGGCTCGGGCCTGATGTCCGCCCTGTACGCCAGCAAGAACAAGAACGTTTCCGTCGCCGTTCTCAGCAAGCTCTACCCGACGCGCAGCCACACGGGCGCCGCGCAAGGTGGAGTCGGGGCAGCGCTCGGCAACGTCAGCGAAGACCACTGGGAATGGCATATGTTCGACACCGTCAAGGGCGGCGATTACCTCACGGATCAAGACGCCGCCGAGGTGTTCGCCAAAGACGTCATCGACGCCGTGTACGAACTGGAGCACATGGGCCTGCCCTTCAGCCGTCTGCCCGACGGCAAGATCGCGCAGCGCAAATTCGGCGGTCACACGAAGGAATTCGGCAAGGCGCCCGTCGAGCGTGCCTGCTACGCCGTCGACCGCACGGGCCACATGATTCTGCAGACGCTGTATCAGCAAAGCGTCAAGAGCGGCGTGACCTTCTTCAACGAGTACCAAGTGCTCGACCTCATCATCGAGGACGACGCGCTCGGCGAGAAGGTCTGCCGTGGCGTCGTGGCCTTGGAAATCTCGACGGGCGAGATCCACACCTTCCACGCCAAGAGCGTCGTCCTCGCCGCGGGCGGATACGGCCGGGCCTTCAAGGTCACGTCGAACGCGCTGTCGCTCACGGGCGATCTCATGTCGATCTACTACCGCAAAGGCCTGCCGCTCGAAGACTTGGAGTTCTACCAATTCCACCCGACGGGCATCGCCAAGCTCGGCATCCTCATCACCGAGGGAGCGCGCGGCGAAGGCGGCATTCTTCGCAACGATTCCGGCGAGCGCTTCATGGAGCGTTACGCACCGACCATCAAGGACCTCGCGCCGCGCGACATGGTGAGTCGTGCGATCTACATGGAACTGCGCGAGGGACGTGGCGCAGGCAAGGACAAGGACTACCTGCTGCTCGACCTCACGCACCTGCCGCGTGAAATCGTCGAAGGGCGCCTGCCCGACATCACGGACTTCGCCCGCACGTACCTCGGCGTAGACCCCGTGAAGCAGCCTGTCCCCATCCAGCCGACGGCGCACTACGCGATGGGCGGCATTCCGACCTCCATCGACGGTGAGGCGCTCGCCGACGGCAACGGCAACCTCGTGCGCGGCTTGTACGCCGCCGGGGAAGTGGCGTGCGTGAGCCTGCACGGCGCGAACCGCCTTGGAACGAACTCGCTGGGAGACCTCATCGTGTTCGGCAAGCGCGCCGGCATCGCCGCCGCGAAGTACGCGGAAGGCGCCCACTTCGAGGAGCTTCCTGCTCGTCCCGACGCGTTTGCCAAGGGCGAGATCGAGCGCCTCAAGAGCGGCACGGGCACCGAAAACGCCGCGCGCATCCGCAAGGAACTTCAGGAGACGATGATGGACAACGTCTCCATCTTCCGCACGGACGAAACCATGAGCCGTCAAGTCGAAGTGCTCAAAGAGCTGCAAGCGCGGTACAAGAACGTGTCCGTCCACGACACCACCGCCCGCTACAACACCGAGCTCACGGAAGCGCTCGAAGTCGGGTACCTGCTCGACGTCGCCGAGGCCATGACGGCGTCCGCCCTCAACCGCAAGGAGTCGCGCGGCGCGCACGCCCGCGAAGACTACCCCGACCGTGACGACGAGAGCTGGCTCAAGCACACCATGGCGTACCGTGACCTCAGCCGTCCCGGCAACGTCCTCATCGGCTACAAGCCGGTCGTCCTCGGTCGTTTCGAACCCAAGCCTCGCGTTTACTGA
- a CDS encoding succinate dehydrogenase iron-sulfur subunit, whose translation MFVNLKILRYNPEKDKRPHWDTHKVECEPGDRVLDLLNHVKWYVDPTLTYRRSCAHGVCGSDAMLISGRNRLACKILVRDLTKDGGTITVEPIRGLRVERDLLVDMEPFFESYRAVLPFFINDEAPPAGERLQSPEDRERFDQGTKCILCAACTTSCPIFWVNGRYLGPAAIVQAHRFIFDSRDHGTERRLNILNQNTGVWRCRTAYNCTEACPREIPVTQLIEEVKRAVMYQQV comes from the coding sequence ATGTTCGTCAACCTCAAGATTCTTCGCTACAACCCCGAGAAGGACAAGCGGCCACACTGGGACACGCACAAAGTCGAGTGCGAGCCGGGCGACCGCGTCCTCGACCTCCTCAACCACGTCAAGTGGTACGTCGACCCCACCTTGACGTATCGCCGCTCGTGCGCGCACGGCGTGTGCGGCTCCGACGCGATGCTCATCAGCGGGCGCAACCGCCTCGCGTGCAAGATCTTGGTGCGCGACCTTACGAAGGACGGCGGCACCATCACCGTCGAACCGATTCGTGGCCTGCGCGTCGAACGCGACCTGCTCGTCGACATGGAGCCGTTCTTCGAGAGCTACCGCGCCGTCCTCCCGTTCTTCATCAACGACGAGGCGCCTCCGGCGGGTGAGCGTTTGCAATCGCCCGAGGACCGCGAGCGCTTCGACCAAGGCACGAAGTGTATCTTGTGCGCCGCGTGCACCACGTCCTGCCCGATCTTTTGGGTGAACGGTCGCTACCTCGGTCCCGCCGCGATCGTGCAGGCGCACCGCTTCATCTTCGACTCGCGTGATCACGGAACGGAGCGGCGCCTCAACATCCTCAATCAAAACACGGGTGTGTGGCGTTGCCGCACCGCGTACAACTGCACCGAAGCGTGCCCGCGCGAAATTCCCGTGACGCAGCTCATCGAGGAAGTCAAGCGCGCGGTGATGTACCAGCAAGTGTAA
- a CDS encoding antibiotic biosynthesis monooxygenase family protein codes for MITVANRIFVAPEFAEQFEERFRARAGLVDTMPGFVANHVLRPTKLGEPYVFLTFWESHEAFRSWTESDAFKQGHARSGSLPREAFSGPNVLEVHEVVTSSDPRF; via the coding sequence ATGATCACCGTCGCCAACCGCATCTTCGTCGCCCCCGAGTTCGCCGAGCAATTCGAGGAACGTTTCCGGGCTCGCGCGGGTCTCGTCGACACCATGCCGGGTTTCGTCGCCAACCACGTTCTGCGGCCCACGAAGCTCGGCGAGCCGTACGTCTTTCTGACCTTCTGGGAAAGCCACGAGGCCTTCCGGTCTTGGACGGAGTCCGACGCTTTCAAGCAGGGGCACGCCCGCTCCGGTAGCCTTCCGCGCGAGGCGTTCAGCGGCCCGAACGTCCTCGAAGTGCACGAAGTCGTCACGAGTTCAGATCCGCGATTCTGA